CGGTGCGCCGGCCGCCACCGCCTGACGGAACGGGCGCAGGTCACGACGCCGCAGCTCGCGGAGCGAGGAGCCGAGCTCGGGCAACGTCTCGTGGCTGTCGGCGGTCACCCCGCCGTGGCCCGGGAAGTGCTTGGTCGTGGAGACCACCCCGGCCTCGTTGTAGCCCGCGACGGCCGCGCGGACGGCACGGGCTGCGAGCTTCGGTTCCGACGACGGCGAACGCGACCCGATGGTGGGGTCGGCTGCGCCGATGGTGACGTCCGCGACCGGGGCGAAGACCCACGAGAAGCCGAGGTCGCGCAGCTCCAGCGCCGTGGTCCGGGCGGCATCGGCGACCGCCCGCGAGCCGGAGCGGCGGTCGGCCGCGATGGCCTCGCCGGCGGCTGCGAACGCCGGGAAGTCGGTGGCGATGCCCCGCAGGTGGGCCACCGACCCGCCCTCCTGGTCGACGCCGATCACGGCCGGCCACTCCCGACCGTCGGCCGCGTGGGCGGTCGCGACCGCCCGGGTGGTCGCGCGGACCTGCGCCTCGTCGACCACGTTCTCCGTGGTCACGCTGACGCCGGCCAGGTGCAGGTCCTCCACCATCCGGGCGACCTCCGCCGGGTCGCTGCCGTGGTAGCGACCGACGATGACCTGGCCCGCGAGCCGCTGGGGTCCCCACGCGGCGACGAGGTCCGCGGCCTGGGCCAGCTCGCCCTCGGTGGGTCCCCATCCGGTCGGCTGGTCCGGGTCGGTAGTCGCCTCGGGCTCCTCGGGAGCTCCGGTCTCGGCCGAGCCGCCCTCCCGCTCGGGT
The genomic region above belongs to Nocardioides coralli and contains:
- a CDS encoding glycoside hydrolase family 3 N-terminal domain-containing protein, with the translated sequence MRTTRLLLPVLVLCCALLAGCVGAAEDTGPAPEREGGSAETGAPEEPEATTDPDQPTGWGPTEGELAQAADLVAAWGPQRLAGQVIVGRYHGSDPAEVARMVEDLHLAGVSVTTENVVDEAQVRATTRAVATAHAADGREWPAVIGVDQEGGSVAHLRGIATDFPAFAAAGEAIAADRRSGSRAVADAARTTALELRDLGFSWVFAPVADVTIGAADPTIGSRSPSSEPKLAARAVRAAVAGYNEAGVVSTTKHFPGHGGVTADSHETLPELGSSLRELRRRDLRPFRQAVAAGAPAIMMAHLDVAALAPGVPSSQAPEVYDHLRDELGFEGVAITDSLGMGAALSQDFPAIRALEAGADLLLMPVDTRQTHRLVARAIRTGQVPRERVEEAAARVVALQLWQQRAAAEVAVAPDVAERAREAAAALSAAAW